The Amycolatopsis nigrescens CSC17Ta-90 genomic interval GGGCTACTTCCGCTGACCCGATCTTTGCTAGCCTGAATTCCGAGGACGCGCGAAGACACGGTCCGGTATGGGTTAGTCCGGATGGCGCCCCGCGCTCGACAGCACACCTTCGCGGTGAGACCTGTGCGTCCCTTTCCGTTGTTGTCGTGGGAAGGGACAGTTGACGATGGTCGACGCACAGGTGATCGTGATCGGCGCCGGGCTCGGCGGGCTCTGCCTGGCGCAGGGACTGCGCCGCGCGGGGGTTTCGTTCGCGGTGTACGAACGGGACGAATCGCCGGTCATCCGCGGGCAGGGCTACCGGATCCACATCGACGCCCGCGGCGACCGCGCGCTCGCCGAGACGCTGAGCCCGGCGGCGCACCGGCTTTTCCGGGCCACCTCTGGCACGCCGGAGCCGCGGTCGACCTGGTTCAACCACCAGTTGCGCCAGGTGCATTCGGTGGAGCTGCCCGGTTCGCCGCATCTCGCGGTGAATCGGCTGACCCTGCGCCGGATCCTGCTCTCGGACGTGGCGGACGCGGTCTCGTTCGGCAAGCGGTTCACCCACTACGAAGTGCACGGTGAAAGCGGCGGTGAAGACACAGTGACCGCGCACTTCGCTGACGGCAGCACCGCCACAGGGGCCGTACTGGTCGCCGCGGACGGGGTGAACTCGCTGGTGCGCAAGCAATATCTGCCGCACGCGCGGGTGGTGGACACCGGCCTGCGCCAGCTCTACGGCAAGGTCCAGCTCACCGCGCGGACCAGGGAGCTGTTCTCCGAAGACATGTTCACCGTGTTCACCGGTATCGTCGGGCCGAACTTCAACTTCCTCGGCGTCGCACCGGTGGAGTACCCGGAGCCGGTGGAGCGGGCCGCCGCCCGGCTGGCCCCTTCGGTGGCTTTACCCGCCGCGGCGGACTACATGACCTGCGCCTTCGGTGCCCGCGCGGAACACCTGCCGATCTCCGACGAGGAACTGCGCACGCTCTCCGGTACCCGGGCCAAGGCGCTGGTGGCCGACGTGCTCGGCGACTGGCATCCCCAGGTGCGGCGGATCGTCGAGCACTGGGACCTCGACTCGGTGTTCCCGCTCGCGCTGCGCACCAGCGTGCCGATCGAGCCGTGGCCGACCACGAACGTCACGCTGCTCGGCGACGCCATCCACGCGATGAGCCCGGCGGGCGGGATCGGCGCGAACATCGCGCTGCGGGACGCGAGCGCGCTGGCCGCGGCACTGGCCGAGGTCGCCGATGGCAAGCCGGTCGTGCCGGCGCTACAGGCTTACGAGACCGAGATGACCGAGATCGGCTTCGACGCGGTCCGCGCGTCAGCCGCCAACGGCCACCAGTTCCTCGGCCAGAACCCGCTCCCCGACTGAGTCCGGGCTCAGGAGGAGCCGGTGAGACCGGTGAGGATGCGGCGCAGCACGGCGGGATCCACCTCGGCCTGCGGGCCGTTGCCCAACTGCTCCTCGACCAGCGAGCGGCGGGCACCGCGGCGGGGCAGTGCCACCTCGTCCGCGGACACCCCAGAAGGCAGCGGCAGCTCGCACCAGACCAGCTTGCCGCGGCCGTCGAGCTGCACCACGCCGGTGTGCTCGCCGGCAAGGTCGACCAGCGGACGGCCGGGCTGGTCGTCCTCGAGCTCGATCATCAGGCAGTCCCCGCGCACCCGCAGGCGCAAGGTCATGAAGGCCGGTCTCTTCGGGTCGGCGGCGTCCACCACCGCCTTCACGAACCGGCTGACCACCTGAACGGCATGCTCGGCCAGTGGCTTCAGCGACCATTCGGTGAGGGTGAACCGGACGAAGAGCGCAGCGCAGTTCATCGCACTGGGCATCGCCACGAGCCGGAGGTCGTCCATTTGCGCGGTCTGGGTACGCGTACTCACATTGCTCCGTCCTGCCGGCGTCGAACAAGAGCCCGTATCTTGCCAACCACTCTGTCGGCACGATCGGCCGGTCCTGCCGGCAGCTGCTTCAGCCGAATGGACAAGGTAGCGCCTCCCCGAATGCGCGATCAAGCAACAATGCAATTACTTAGAGCAGCCACTCAGCGGTCTTCTAGTCCGAACGGGCTACAACTGGCGATCCTTGCCCACTGCAGGTAAGGCGGGCAGACTGCCGTCATGACGGGGAAATCGCGGTTCACCAGGGTCCTGTCCGCGTTCACGGCCGCCACCGCCATCACCGCACTCGCACTGGTCGCGCCCGCGACGGCGGCCGAGGGCTCGACGGCCGGGAAGGTCGACCCGCGGCCCAGCACCGCGAAACTCGCCTGGGAACTGCACAAGCTGCAACTGCTCAGCCTCGGCCGGGTTTCGGTGCGGGAGATCGGCCGCTCCAACCAGGGCCGCCCGGTCTGGAGCGCACGCGTCGGGCACGGTCCGCTGCGCATCTCCTACCTCACCCAGCAGCACGGCGACGAACCGCTCGGCACCCCGGCGGCGCTGGAGTTCCTCCGCGAACTCGGCACCGGGAACAGCGCCGAGCAGCGCCGGCTGCGCAGCCAGGTCACCGTGGACATCGTGGTGCGCGCCAACCCGGACGGCTTCGAGCACGACTGGCGGTACAACTACGCGCCGGACGCCGACCCCGAGTACGGCGAGCGCGGCAAGGGCTACGACATCAACCGCTACCACGATCCGGCGGTGCGTCCGGAGGACAACCCGAGCACCGAGTCCGGCCTGCTCCAGCGGCACAACGCGAAGTTCAAGCCGAGCATAGTGGTCGACTACCACATGCAGGGCCGCTACCGGGACGACGAGGGCAAGCCCATCACCGCCTCCGTGCTGTGGCCGACGCACCCCGGCGTCACCCGAGAGAACGTCGCCTTCGCCAAGCAGATCTCGGTGGTGGCCAAGGATTCCCTCAACGCCGCCGGCGGCAACGTCTCGCAGTATCCCGGCGGGAACTACCAGGGCATCGCCCGCAACGGCTACGGCCTGCTCGGCAGCGGCAGCGTGCTGGTCGAGCTGAGCGACGTCGACCCCGGTCAGGAGCCGGCCCAGATCCGCGGCGCGCAGGCGTCCATGCTGGCCATCGCGGAAACCGCCGCGGACGGTTCGCTGCGCGAGATCGACCCGGCACTGGCCGACCAGATCCCGCCACGCGGCGAGCCCACCACCGTCACCACCAACGCAGCCGCGCTCACCGACTGAGCCGACCACCCGCCGAGGTTCGAGCCCAACGTGACGTTTGGCCAATAGAAGACACCAAACGTCACGTTGGGCCTGGGCGGGGCGCGAATGCTCGAACCCGGTCCGCGGCTCAGCCGGCGACCAGCCAGGCGTCGCCCGGCGGTCCGCTGCGCACCGGAAGCCGCGACACCCGGGACGTCCGGGATGCCCTGCTCGGCCGGGCTGCCGGTACCGGCAGCCGCCTTGCCAGTTCCGCGGTCCACTCGATCATCTCCCGCGGACGGTCCCAGCCGCAGATGCCGACCAGCCGCCCGGCTCGCAGGTAGCCGGTGATGCCGTCCGCGAGCCGGACCGTGTCGTCGCCGAGTGACGGCAGTCCCGCCATCTGCAGCCGCACCTGGTACTGGCCGGACCAGGCTCGGGGCAGCGGGGTGAACGGCAGTGCCTGGTCGCGGCCGAGCAGCAGGTTCTCCGCCGCCGCCCGGCCGCTCTCCACCGCGTTGATCCAGTGCTCCACCCGCCGGGGCACCTTGTCGAAGCGGAGGTTCGGCCAGCGCGCCACGTCGCCGGCCACCACCACGTCCGCCACCCCGGCGGCGAACAGGGTCGACTCGCACAGCACGCCGTCCTCCAGCACCAGCCCGGAACCGCGCAGCCAGTCCACCGAGGGCACGCTGCCCAGCGCCAGCACCACGCAGCCGGCGACCAGGAGCTTCCCGTTCGCCAGGTGCAGCCCGACCGCGCCGCCGGTGGTGATCCAGTGCCGCACCTCGGTGCCCAGCGCCAGCTTCGCCCGGTACCGCCGGTGCAGGTCGGTCACCGTGACCGCCAGCGCCGGCCCGTACCGCAGCAGCGGCGCGGACGAGCGCCCGACCATCGACACGTCCCGGCCGAGCTGGCGCATGCTCGCCGCGAACTCGCAGGCGATCAGCCCGGTGCCGAGCACCACCGCCGGTTTGTCGCTGGCCACCAGCGCGCGGCGGACCGCGAGCGCGTCCTCGATGGTCCGCAGCACCCGCACCCGCGGGTCGTGCCGCGGCGCGCCGGGCAGGTGCCGCGGCACCACGCCGGTGGCCACCACCAGCCCGTCGTAGCGCAGTTCCTCACCGCCGGGCAGGTGCAGCACGTGCCGGTCGGCCTCCAGCCGGGTGGCCTGGGTGCCGAGCCGCCAGCGCGCGTCGAGCTCCACGTAGGACCGCAGGGTCACGTCGGCCGCGCGAGCCGAGCCGCCGAGCACGGCCTTGGACACCGCCGGCCGGTGGTAGGGCCGGCGCGGCTCGTCGCCGACGATCACCAGCTCACCGTCGAAACCCAGTTCCCGCAAGCGTTCCGCGGCACGCAGCCCGGCGACCCCGGCACCGGCCACCACGATCCGGTCCTGGCCCGTCATCCGGCCACCCCGTGCAAGGCGATGGCCTGCATCGGGCAGCACCTGGCCGCGGCCACGGCGTCCGGCAGCTCTTCGGCCTCCGGTGCGCGCCGATACCGCAGCCGCCCGTCCGGGGCCAGCTCGAACAGCTCCGGCGCCTCCGCCTGGCAGAGTCCGTAGAGCTCACAGCGATCGTTGTCCACACTGATCCGCGGGCCGCCGCGGCGCCATCCGAGGTTCAAACCCGTTCCTCCACAAGACCGATACGTTCGAGCGTCCGGGTGGGCAGAAAACGCAGCACGCCCAGCGTCGCCGCCGGCACCAGCAGGGTGATTCCGGCCAGCCAGACCAGCGACAGGTGCCCGTTGGCCAGCGCGCCGAACAACGAGTGCAGCACGCCGAGCCCGACCGCCGGGTAGGCCAGCCGGTGCAGCCACAGCCAGCGCCGGTACGCCGTCCAGCGGTGCAACCCGGCGGTCAGCGCGACGGCCAGCATCAGCTCCAGTCCGACGATGCCCGCGGTGTGCCGGGCCAGCGTGCCCGGCAGCAGCGGGATCACCAGCTTCGCCACGTCGAAGGGATCGGTGCTGAGGAACAGGAAGCAGAGCGCGTGGACCACCGCGAAGGACAGGGTGAACGCCGCCAGCGCCAGGTGCCCGCCCCGCAGCGTCTTGCGTTCGCCGAGGCGGCGGGCCCAGCCGGTGGTGGTGAGCACGCCCCAGCACAGGGTCAGGCACATGAACGCGTAGGCCACCCTGGCCGACAGCGCCGCGATGTCCCGGACGCCGAGATCCGCCGACTGCGCGAGGACCACCAGCGCCCGGGACCAGCCGTCAGCAGGAACGGCCGTCATTGATGCACCCGACGACCTGGTCCATCAGCCGCTGCGGCATCAGGTTGGCGAAATCCGCGTGGTCGGTCAGCGGGTTGTGCCCCTGGTCCGGGAAGCTGTCCACGGCGAAGGTCTGGGGCTCGTTCGGCGCCGTGTAGGTCAGTGTCATCCGCAGCTGCGGCACCGCTTGCGTGCCGCGCGGGCAATTGCCGCGACGGTCGGTGAAACGCAGGTGATCGCGGTGGTTCTGGCTGTCCGTGTTCTGCCCGTCCCAGCAGCTGGGGAAGTCCAGCACGCGCTGCACCTGGCTGTCTTCGGGGCAGAGCGGGTACTGGGTGGTCTGCCGGTCCTCGAAACCGGTGCAGGTCCATTTGGCGTTCGCGTCCGCGTCCCCGTTGGTGGCCGCCTTGGCGTCGCCGGTGATCGCGCGGAGGAAGGCCGGCATCGCGGTGACCTGGCTCTTGGCGTTGCCGCGGAACTCCAGCCGCACGTCCGGGGGGAGGATCTCGCCCTCGTTCCCGTCGTTGCCACCGCCGTCCTCGTCCTCGTCCGGGCCCGGCACCCCGAGCTCGCGCAGCACCGGCCAGAAGTAGGTGGACTGGTCCCGGTTGCGGCAGGTGGTGCCGGCCGCGGCCAGGCTCCGGTCGTCGGAGTCCGCGTCGGTGGACAGGTTGCCCACGTAGTCGTGCAGGTGCTGGGCGCCGTTGCGCACCCCGGGGGCCACGATGAAGTTGTCCGGGTTGCGGTGCCCGTTCTCGTTGTTGCCGCACTGCGCGACGAAGGTGCCCGGCGACGCCCGCAGCTCGGGTTCGTCCACGTTCGGCTCGATCTCGCGGATGTCGGTGTAGAACTCCTTGGCCGGCCCTTCGGCCTGGCCGGGGCCGCCGTGCGCGGAAGCGGTGACCACGCCGATCGCGGCGCTGACCGCGATCACTCCGGCCGCGGAGACCGCGATGATCCGCTTGCGTTTGCGGCTCGGCATTCTGTGCAGTGCCATGACTGCCTCCTGATCAGGTCTTCTTCGGGGAGAACTTCGGGAAGGGGAGCCGCTTCGGTGGGTTCCGGAGCAGCCCGACGAGGAAAATCGTGGCGAGTGTTTCCAGCGGGATGAGCACGGTCAGGGTGACCACGTCGGCGGTGTCGAGATCGTTGAGCGAGGGCACCGCCTGGCTGGTGGCCGGTTCCGGCAGCTTCGCGTGGTCGACCAGCCCGGTGCTCTCCAGCAGCGTGATGTGCCGCAGTACCGCCTGGTTGGCGGTGCTGGCGAAGGCACGGATTCGCTCGTCGCGGGTACCGGCCCGGACCTGGGCGATCACCGGGAAGATCGCGCCGTGGGCCGCCCGCAGCCGGTTGACGAAGATCCGCTCGAACTCGGCGCCGGCGGTGGCGGCGCTCATCTCGTCCAGCCAGGACTGCTGGTCGGCGGTGGGCTTGTCGGGCAGCGCCGCACCGAGCTCGGTGGCCAGCGCGCGGACCTGGCTGTCCAGCCTGCCGTGGTCGACCATGATGGTCATGCCGACCTCGCGGACCCGCTGGCCAGCCGCGCGCTGCCGGGCCCATTCACCGGCCGGCATCTCCCACAGGCCGGCCTGGCGGACCTTGGACAGCAGTTCCTGGTCGGCCGGTGGAAGTCCCTGCGCGGCCGCCTGCCCGGAGAGCACGAACATGACCACGGCGAACACGGCCAGCAGCGGCGGCAGCCTGCCGGTTCTCGGCGGATGGTCGGCCGGTTCAGAGTCCGAAGGCACCGGAGGTCCCCGCGTCCGCGGCGGGCTGGACCTTCTTGCCGTCTGGGGCCACCGGGAACCAGCTCCCACCGGAGCCGAGCCCGCTGGTCTCGCCGGGCATCTGGTCCTTGGTGTACCGGTACAGCGGCCAGCCGGCCAGGGTGAGCTGGTCGGTGCCGTCCGACCTGCGCAGCGCACCGACCAGCTCGCGGTCGAACCCGGAAACCCGCAGGTCACCGGCCGAAGGCACCGGCCGCCACTGCTCGGCGCAGTCCTCGGCGCAGTTCGACGCCGGTGGCCTGGCGGTGTCCCGGTCGAACCGGTAGAGGGTGAAGCCCTGGGTGTCCACCACGAGCCGGCCGAGGTCGAAGGCGCGGACCGCGTGCAGGGCGGGTGGTTCGCCGGTTGCGGCCGCGTGGCCGGTGTGGGGCGCGCTGCCGCCCGCCGGGCCGCCTTCGTGGCAGCCGGCGGCGAGCAGCAGCGCGGCGAGACCCGCGGCGGTTAGCGGAATGATCCCACGATGGGTCATGGCATCCTTTCTGTCGCGAGCGTGGC includes:
- a CDS encoding DUF1996 domain-containing protein, which gives rise to MALHRMPSRKRKRIIAVSAAGVIAVSAAIGVVTASAHGGPGQAEGPAKEFYTDIREIEPNVDEPELRASPGTFVAQCGNNENGHRNPDNFIVAPGVRNGAQHLHDYVGNLSTDADSDDRSLAAAGTTCRNRDQSTYFWPVLRELGVPGPDEDEDGGGNDGNEGEILPPDVRLEFRGNAKSQVTAMPAFLRAITGDAKAATNGDADANAKWTCTGFEDRQTTQYPLCPEDSQVQRVLDFPSCWDGQNTDSQNHRDHLRFTDRRGNCPRGTQAVPQLRMTLTYTAPNEPQTFAVDSFPDQGHNPLTDHADFANLMPQRLMDQVVGCINDGRSC
- a CDS encoding ferredoxin encodes the protein MNLGWRRGGPRISVDNDRCELYGLCQAEAPELFELAPDGRLRYRRAPEAEELPDAVAAARCCPMQAIALHGVAG
- a CDS encoding M14 family zinc carboxypeptidase, whose amino-acid sequence is MTGKSRFTRVLSAFTAATAITALALVAPATAAEGSTAGKVDPRPSTAKLAWELHKLQLLSLGRVSVREIGRSNQGRPVWSARVGHGPLRISYLTQQHGDEPLGTPAALEFLRELGTGNSAEQRRLRSQVTVDIVVRANPDGFEHDWRYNYAPDADPEYGERGKGYDINRYHDPAVRPEDNPSTESGLLQRHNAKFKPSIVVDYHMQGRYRDDEGKPITASVLWPTHPGVTRENVAFAKQISVVAKDSLNAAGGNVSQYPGGNYQGIARNGYGLLGSGSVLVELSDVDPGQEPAQIRGAQASMLAIAETAADGSLREIDPALADQIPPRGEPTTVTTNAAALTD
- a CDS encoding DUF4142 domain-containing protein, encoding MPSDSEPADHPPRTGRLPPLLAVFAVVMFVLSGQAAAQGLPPADQELLSKVRQAGLWEMPAGEWARQRAAGQRVREVGMTIMVDHGRLDSQVRALATELGAALPDKPTADQQSWLDEMSAATAGAEFERIFVNRLRAAHGAIFPVIAQVRAGTRDERIRAFASTANQAVLRHITLLESTGLVDHAKLPEPATSQAVPSLNDLDTADVVTLTVLIPLETLATIFLVGLLRNPPKRLPFPKFSPKKT
- a CDS encoding FAD-dependent oxidoreductase; translated protein: MVDAQVIVIGAGLGGLCLAQGLRRAGVSFAVYERDESPVIRGQGYRIHIDARGDRALAETLSPAAHRLFRATSGTPEPRSTWFNHQLRQVHSVELPGSPHLAVNRLTLRRILLSDVADAVSFGKRFTHYEVHGESGGEDTVTAHFADGSTATGAVLVAADGVNSLVRKQYLPHARVVDTGLRQLYGKVQLTARTRELFSEDMFTVFTGIVGPNFNFLGVAPVEYPEPVERAAARLAPSVALPAAADYMTCAFGARAEHLPISDEELRTLSGTRAKALVADVLGDWHPQVRRIVEHWDLDSVFPLALRTSVPIEPWPTTNVTLLGDAIHAMSPAGGIGANIALRDASALAAALAEVADGKPVVPALQAYETEMTEIGFDAVRASAANGHQFLGQNPLPD
- a CDS encoding ferric reductase-like transmembrane domain-containing protein, producing MTAVPADGWSRALVVLAQSADLGVRDIAALSARVAYAFMCLTLCWGVLTTTGWARRLGERKTLRGGHLALAAFTLSFAVVHALCFLFLSTDPFDVAKLVIPLLPGTLARHTAGIVGLELMLAVALTAGLHRWTAYRRWLWLHRLAYPAVGLGVLHSLFGALANGHLSLVWLAGITLLVPAATLGVLRFLPTRTLERIGLVEERV
- a CDS encoding NAD(P)/FAD-dependent oxidoreductase yields the protein MTGQDRIVVAGAGVAGLRAAERLRELGFDGELVIVGDEPRRPYHRPAVSKAVLGGSARAADVTLRSYVELDARWRLGTQATRLEADRHVLHLPGGEELRYDGLVVATGVVPRHLPGAPRHDPRVRVLRTIEDALAVRRALVASDKPAVVLGTGLIACEFAASMRQLGRDVSMVGRSSAPLLRYGPALAVTVTDLHRRYRAKLALGTEVRHWITTGGAVGLHLANGKLLVAGCVVLALGSVPSVDWLRGSGLVLEDGVLCESTLFAAGVADVVVAGDVARWPNLRFDKVPRRVEHWINAVESGRAAAENLLLGRDQALPFTPLPRAWSGQYQVRLQMAGLPSLGDDTVRLADGITGYLRAGRLVGICGWDRPREMIEWTAELARRLPVPAARPSRASRTSRVSRLPVRSGPPGDAWLVAG